A window of the Harmonia axyridis chromosome 5, icHarAxyr1.1, whole genome shotgun sequence genome harbors these coding sequences:
- the LOC123681185 gene encoding piggyBac transposable element-derived protein 3-like produces MAVDERLYTRGRSGTGLLLHELIDLIENDEDISATNIAICPPDELPGADTDKDSDLSDEEVVGDFDHLPARILRSQVEMQNPEIDDDHGNPVVQDENHSEEPRPTTSSQTRVRSTKRKRPTERTWKPKMNGLSSSIPELECEYRPVAEDLLKETVKSPIEAFRAYFSEDLLSHIVTETNRYAMQKLVHNLNATAEEMITFVGIMLMSGYHPLPYRRLYWKQDPDVHSHLVSDAIRRNRFDELISFIHLANNENNDGSDKMYKVRPIFDHLNNSFKQISPGPTISIDESMIPYYGRHGCKQFIRGKPIRFGFKLWVAADPSGYIHHVEPYCGSSTRLPETGLGQGGDVVIGLVDHMKLSKGIRLYFDNLFTSVGLLEELSSRGLGGTGTLRENRCSVSMKLPDKKTWKNKPRGETSTSSSGDILAVRWNDNNVVTVLTNCDNVHPMSKSNRYSRIEKKVISVKVPGPIARYNSNMGGVDLSDQFLASYRNRIRSKKWWWPYFSWTVDVCSTQGWLLYRRLGHDIPLLDFRRQCAIFILKSYGSPPMVAGVRSSLEFTPALEEIRKDRTDHFIEKGESKYRRCKVCGRRTIFVCKKCEVPVHPDECFKIFHDVK; encoded by the exons ATGGCCGTCGATGAGAGATT GTATACTCGTGGAAGATCAGGCACtggattacttcttcatgaatTAATTGACCTTATCGAGAACGATGAGGACATATCAGCCACCAATATAGCCATATGTCCACCTGATGAACTTCCTGGTGCAGATACAGATAAGGACTCTGATTTATCGGATGAAGAGGTAGTTGGAGATTTTGACCACCTTCCTGCCCGTATATTACGCTCTCAGGTGGAAATGCAGAATCCAGAAATCGATGATGATCACGGCAATCCAGTCGTCCAAGATGAGAACCATTCAGAAGAACCTAGACCGACGACTTCTTCGCAGACAAGAGTAAGAAGCACCAAACGTAAGCGTCCCACAGAACGTACTTGGAAGCCGAAAATGAATGGGTTATCTTCAAGTATTCCTGAACTTGAATGCGAATACCGACCGGTAGCAGAAGATCTTCTGAAAGAAACGGTAAAAAGCCCTATTGAGGCTTTTAGGGCTTACTTCTCGGAAGATTTATTGAGTCATATCGTAACCGAAACTAATCGTTATGCTATGCAGAAACTCGTTCACAACCTGAATGCCACTGCTGAAGAAATGATTACATTTGTCGGAATTATGTTGATGTCAGGTTACCACCCTCTTCCATATAGAAGACTCTACTGGAAACAAGATCCAGATGTTCATTCGCACTTAGTTTCCGATGCCATCCGTCGAAACCGATTCGATGAACTGATAAGTTTTATTCACCTTGccaacaatgaaaacaatgatggaaGTGATAAAATGTACAAGGTCCGACCTATTTTTGATCACCTCAACAACTCTTTCAAACAAATCAGTCCTGGGCCCACTATTAGTATCGACGAGAGTATGATTCCTTATTACGGAAGGCATGGGTGCAAACAGTTTATTCGCGGAAAACCTATCAGATTTGGGTTCAAGTTATGGGTTGCCGCGGATCCATCTGGatacatccatcatgttgaacccTATTGTGGAAGTTCAACTCGTCTTCCAGAAACTGGACTCGGTCAAGGAGGTGACGTAGTAATTGGACTTGTAGACCACATGAAATTGTCAAAGGGTATTCGACTCTACTTTGACAATCTTTTTACATCGGTTGGGTTGTTGGAAGAGCTTAGTTCTAGAGGACTTGGTGGAACTGGTACTCTGCGTGAGAATCGCTGTAGTGTTTCAATGAAACTTCCAGATAAAAAAACGTGGAAAAATAAACCCAGAGGTGAAACATCCACCAGTTCTTCAGGAGATATTTTAGCAGTCCGTTGGAATGACAACAATGTTGTTACTGTACTTACTAATTGTGATAATGTACATCCTATGTCAAAGTCAAACCGATActccagaattgaaaagaagGTCATTTCTGTCAAAGTACCAGGTCCTATTGCTCGTTACAATAGTAACATGGGTGGAGTAGATCTTTCTGATCAATTTTTGGCTTCCTACCGAAACAGAATCAGGTCGAAAAAATGGTGGTGGCCTTATTTCTCTTGGACTGTGGATGTATGCAGCACACAAGGTTGGTTACTGTATCGTCGCCTTGGGCATGATATTCCTCTATTGGATTTCAGACGTCAGTGtgctattttcattctgaagtcTTACGGCAGTCCTCCAATGGTAGCAGGAGTTCGATCATCTCTAGAGTTCACACCAGCTctcgaagaaataagaaaagatcgaacagatcatttcatcgaaaaaggTGAATCCAAGTATCGCCGTTGTAAAGTATGTGGCAGGCGTACAATTTTTGTATGCAAGAAGTGTGAAGTTCCTGTTCATCCTGATgagtgtttcaaaatttttcatgatgtaaaataa